A region from the Mesorhizobium huakuii genome encodes:
- a CDS encoding IS1380 family transposase has protein sequence MTDDTLLPLSFPAVGRKKITAAFDGGRITSDGGVMLLAAAERRLQLADRLAAAIHDPRDPARVTHAMADIVRARIFAIACGYEDANDLDRLRTDPAFKLACGRLPDSGIDLCSQPTCSRLENLPDLRTVIRLGWVLVDLWLSSYAAPPKSVTLDIDDTVDVVHGHQQLSLFNAHYDERCFLPIHIYDAATGRPVAMILRPGRTPAGKEIRGHLRRLVRRIRARWPTTRILIRGDGHYGRAQVMAWCEDNAVDYLFGLPGNKVLQRLVDEAADDIRTRRALEQKPVLRGYAETRYKAKSWKTERRACARIEATTLGLDIRFVVTNLDKGSAEHVYDVIYCARGQAENLIKMHKSQLASDRTSCRSPIANQVRLVLHTAAYWLMLTLREAVPTTHHLCNAEFATLRLRLLKLGARVTETVSRIRLAFAAACPEASLFRTIAITLQPAGP, from the coding sequence ATGACCGATGATACGTTGCTGCCGCTCTCATTTCCAGCCGTTGGACGCAAGAAGATCACAGCTGCGTTTGACGGCGGACGCATCACCTCGGATGGTGGCGTCATGCTTTTGGCAGCGGCCGAGCGACGCCTGCAACTGGCCGACAGGCTGGCCGCCGCGATCCACGATCCGCGCGATCCAGCGCGGGTGACGCACGCCATGGCCGACATTGTGCGCGCCCGCATCTTTGCGATCGCATGCGGCTACGAGGATGCCAACGATCTCGACCGGCTGCGCACCGACCCGGCCTTCAAGCTCGCCTGCGGGCGGCTGCCCGACAGCGGGATTGATCTGTGCTCGCAGCCGACATGCTCGCGCCTCGAGAACCTGCCCGACCTGCGCACCGTCATCCGGCTCGGCTGGGTGCTGGTCGATCTGTGGCTGTCGAGCTATGCCGCGCCGCCCAAAAGCGTCACGCTCGACATCGACGACACGGTGGATGTCGTTCACGGCCATCAGCAGCTCTCGCTGTTCAACGCCCATTACGACGAGCGTTGCTTCCTGCCGATCCACATCTACGACGCCGCGACAGGACGCCCGGTCGCCATGATCCTGCGTCCTGGCAGGACCCCGGCGGGCAAGGAGATCCGCGGCCATCTGCGCCGGCTTGTCCGGCGCATCCGCGCCCGCTGGCCGACCACCCGCATTCTGATCCGCGGCGATGGCCACTATGGCCGGGCGCAAGTCATGGCATGGTGCGAGGACAATGCGGTCGACTACCTCTTCGGATTGCCCGGCAACAAGGTTCTCCAGCGTCTCGTTGATGAAGCCGCCGACGATATCCGCACCCGCCGCGCGCTCGAGCAGAAGCCGGTGCTGCGCGGCTATGCCGAGACCCGATACAAGGCGAAATCCTGGAAGACGGAACGCCGCGCCTGCGCCCGCATCGAGGCAACCACCCTCGGCCTCGACATCCGCTTCGTCGTCACCAATCTCGACAAAGGCTCCGCCGAGCATGTCTACGATGTGATCTACTGCGCCCGCGGCCAGGCCGAAAACCTGATCAAGATGCACAAGAGCCAGCTCGCCTCCGACCGCACCAGCTGCCGCTCACCGATTGCCAACCAGGTCCGTCTCGTCCTGCACACCGCCGCATACTGGTTGATGCTCACCCTGCGCGAGGCGGTGCCCACGACCCATCATCTGTGCAACGCCGAGTTCGCTACACTGCGGCTCAGGCTTCTCAAGCTCGGCGCCCGCGTCACCGAAACCGTCTCGCGCATCCGTCTGGCCTTCGCCGCCGCCTGTCCCGAAGCAAGTCTGTTCCGAACGATCGCCATCACGCTGCAGCCCGCAGGGCCATGA